The window ctgacgatattctctgatgtttgtaaactctgaatcttgataaatgatctcattttatttctctgagacaaataacctgtgaagatactatgaagcatgatctgaattagtaatcatgaatctcagttaagttcttcaatcttgatctcaattttgtgcaactgtattacacaagaagcatgttaatatcattgagactccattacttcacatatcttaattataagtgagactgattaatttgcattttctctcagtaaattagacagtgattataaactctgatgctgtacacacccctgaaaataagcatggtactcctttgagatcttagatgtctatatgacagtgactgggaagacccaaacatttgctggtattaagtaattgctaagattttataatctatggtgaccagtcacaatctctgattactggagaaatactgttgcaaaattatatttaaaggtcgtgattcacttacactgaaaagcgtcctgaaaaaaaaaaaagggggttagtttactttatatatttcttcatcagagtatgtcccttgtctatgtcttgagagtttaaataaatttttttttgtctaccttataattacgaaattgtgaaattctataatctctgatttaatatgtccgCACACacatatttcacaagcacattattgagctatggattttatgacaaactctgatttttgatgaattttctaaacattatgtcttattctgaggtacttagaaatttattttctttgtttttaatctcagagtttaaaattcgagggattttatcttgattttttttaatcttgtatatctcaggagtttaaatattcagagaatgtgaagagagtgttccaaatggctgtattgttagtgggcttacatgtaaaacattttaataggagaacgtgtaatcagcatttataactgcacaagttttactgcgctcatgattactattttcttttctccatgccactaacattcatctaccagttaaaatctgacaggtgtacagctgaacaaaagcccaagcgtgtacagctaaacaaaatctgaagagtttatcacatcagattttattgcttattattcacttatacacttcttctttacacacactctctcaacaaactcttaagcttttctctccgcaactcaaatcttctcttacacactttctcaaacacctttcttcctttacaaactctgttctaatggcgacttcagcgtttattcatgcaggtgtggaatttgttcccaacaaccacgctgccattcttaacacagcagatgctccaagggattatcatccaatcCAGCAATTCCAGGCACAGAGTGTCCTGCCTACTGCTCTTActgctcctgccagactctctggaagccaaatcatcaatttttggaggacagggcaatatgataatggtggtgcagatggatcaccatctattgtgttcgcatatgaaggggaggagtatgctgttactccagccacagttcgtcaagcattcaacttgccagagaatgcagcttacatcacaaatggagataccaatctcaggggcatgatgaatgctctgggctacagtgaatcgcttGATAAACTGGGACAATTGAAGTGTCCAGGACTAAGAAGGgaatggagcttcttctttgactgtatcacgagggctttccagaagaaaagcaccaactgggatgctatacccatggatatgctacaaattgggtattctctgatctactctactaattttgattttggtagattagttcttagaaatattggtgaaagaatgcatgaaaatagacaagtcatatatttctcaagattctgtcaattattgtttaatgccactgttggtgaggtggattttgctgctgatgatgagatcaagccctttaggcttcataaaagggtgttcaaggacctcatctcaaaagatgagaagtatccaatccagaggcccctcctaattccagctccagttagagctaggatggatttgcccccagtccaacaacaacaacctcaaccttccagaactcccacagcaagcagatcttctgcatcaaagtcagcaaggtctacaaagtctgatgcagccccttccactgtgaagaccagaacctctgttgctacacaagttctgaagacaaagtctgatgtgccaacaaactctgatacagttcctcctgtaaactctgatacagtctctaagactttaaactctgaagctgcttctccaccaaagcagaaaagaaggagacttgttgcagcttatgattatgatgatctggaaccctctcatgcaacaaactctgaaccttctcaggctagccctcagtcaagaaaagtcagatttaaagcaagggcTAACAAGCCTAAGAAGGCAAAGGTACCCATCACTGAGATAACtgatttcactcttgaggaagagcaagcaccatctactactattcctgatttatctcaagctctgatggtgcatcctcttcaagctgttccactctctactgctacagcatcttctacttcatctgaagtagatgaggcaATAATttgcaaggaaccagttacaactgaagctgggacaACAGTGTCTGATCCTCATACTCCaatctctgatcatggaccctccattccaattcctcaatctccattgaaatttcctgagggtgccataattcatgatacagctccagaaaattacaagtcagatgctgtaattGAAGACTCTGACAAGGTAGTATTGGAAACATTGCAGTCTCTTGCCAAAGCTGATGAGGAGCCCaacaaatcaaaatctgcagatAAAGAGAATGTTGTTCCAGATCCTGTTAAAGATGCTGTTGAttctgcatctgatgatgatgaggatgatgaaagtgaagatgatgaaaatgaggatgaagtccccttgtctcttcaacaacagaaatgggagtctaccagtcaatacaatgccagactgcaaactctgaagccaaactctgagtctcttcccagggatcttcaggttgatccacctcatgaagtatgggataaactctggctgagtcaccagcattctctggagccagcaaaagctgaagaattcttatctatggcagagaataacattacaaactctgatgtcatgtcaagcctcaaagccacagttctctatctgaagacatttcatactgctcatgctcagacatctaagtcagtagatggtcttagaacagaggtagctaACTTTAAGGAAACtcagaatatggacaagaaaaggcatttactacctctgaaggaagacatgaagaagctggtgtctgcaaatcaatctctggaacagaggatgtcaaacattgagtccactcaagagacaatgtctaaacagcttgaagccatccaatcttcactttctctgataacctcagtactgattcctgatgaggatgatgtcaaaaagggggagagagtagcacaagtcaaatgcaagtctacttctcaaactctgaaaagaaagaaaaatgatgatgatgatgatgtggatgactttacaaagaacaagagatttcaagctgcaactggtggaagagtttcaaactctgacagtcaaaaacagtctaagcaaagctcaaagtctgctccagctccaacacacaatgtcacatctggatcaaagcaaagaccagtggctggatcagataaaccaacaCTAGTACAGAAATTGCTTTTTGCAACGGTCCTTTTGTGTCGGTTATATGAAAAGCCGTCGCATAAAGCTATTTTTAGTGTCGGTTCAGTCAATACCCGACgcataaaatgattttttttagtttaaagcGTCGGTTTTCTAAAGAACCGACACCTAAAGTCTGTTTTTTGCGTCGCTCAACAATAAACCGACgcttaaaagttgttttttgCGTCGGTTTACTGAACACCGACGCTGTAGATTACATTTTTTGCGACGGTTCAAGAAACACCGATGCTGTAAGTCACTATTTTAGCGTCGCCCCAAAATTACCCGACGTAATAGcatgtttttatataatatttatttataaatctaaATAACAGTTATGTATATCTGCTCCATCAGGTTTACTTGTCACTTTCGGTCAAAAATTCCACAAAAACCCCAGTTTGCTTACCACCAATCTCTCGATTCTCATCTCTGGGTCTGCTCCTTATCTCTCGATTTCCAATCTCTCATCAGGCTTCTCATCTCAATCTCCATCTAAATCTCTGTGTCTGCTCAATTGAATCTCTGTGTCTGCTCCTCATCTGAATCTCCATCTGAATCTCTCAATTGCTCTCTGGATCAGCTGCAATCTGAATCGATTCACTGGTTCTTTGGTCGATTGGGACATATCTCGGAGATTATTTGCTGGGTTCTTTGGTCTGATGCAAAACTAGGGTTCTTCATCAATTTTCTGGTATGTATTTGATTAGTTGCGTTGTACTTTTGTGATTTGTTTGAAGATTTGAGTTGTTAAGATGTGATTTgtgttttatttgaaatatttgtatGATTTGGTTATGAGGAAATTTAGGTGTTCCTGGGTAACAAGTATAAAACTCTGCAATTACAAGTATATAGCTCTGCAATAACAGTTTGCTTTATACAAAAACTCTGTAATTATGATTCTTCTCATATTTGTTTTAAACTCTACCATTTTATTGTTTGACTGGGTTGTTAAGATGTTGGCCTCTGCAATTGAATTTCAAGATTGTACCTGTTTTTAGTGATAAGAAGCTGGATTCTTTTGTTCAAGTTTGTCGCCTGATAATTGGAGTGGTTACATTATAATTGAAGTTGTGATTTGGGCTCGTagttgataaaataatattaattgtcTTGTTGCTGCAGTTGGTACTTTGTTAGGGGCCATGACTGGAGCTTTAATAGGCCAAGAAACGGAGAGTGGCTTTGTTTGTGGCGCTGCGGTGGGAGCCATTTCTGGTGCTTTTTTCTCCGTTGAAGTCTTCGAATCATCCCTTGTTTTTTGGCAATCGAACGAATCTGGCCTCGGCTGTCTTTTGTACTTGGTAAATACTTTGGATACCTTACTTCTTTGCATTAGCAATTTAGCCTTTAGGCTTTAGTTTGGTTAATATATAGCTCTTTTCCAGACTGTGAGAAAAGAATTCATGGATCATCGGCAGTTAATGGATATTAGTATTTCTTTCTGTTGGaattttctctttttccttAATTATAACAAGGGTCTATGCTTAATTGACCAATGTGTTGAGAATTTACAGATAGGTGTTCTTTCACTCAAGGGTTGTGCTTAATTGATCACTTTCTCATATCTTTTACAGATGGATGTCCTTGCAAGGCTTTTAAGTGGGAGACTTGTTCATGAGAGGATCGGTCCAGCTATGCTAAGTGTAGTGCAGAGCCAGGTAACATGCCATTATGTTAATTACTTGATCCACGGCTGTCTAAACCTCTGCTAGTTAACAGCATAAATATTAATGttatcttctttcttttttagaTTTAAACTTTTCCTACCAAGTCCAGTTTTCGTCTCTATTGGTGTTTATTGATGTTATTGCATTAGATAAGTAAACTCCATAAATTCTTATGAAATTCAGTTGATATATGCAGGCTATTCATGTTTTATATACAGATGAACATACCATGAAACTCCCCTACTTCATTGTTATTGCTGGATTCACATGTCGGTGTATACATTGCTCATAGTAACGTAATATGaaaattgttagatataattgatgattgctaatgttcttaaagtttgtttagaacaggaatcatcagagtttaatctggaagctgatcagagtttagtaaagtctgacagagtttgataaagtctgatcagagtttacatagtcaagactc of the Daucus carota subsp. sativus chromosome 4, DH1 v3.0, whole genome shotgun sequence genome contains:
- the LOC135151971 gene encoding NEP1-interacting protein-like 1 isoform X1, encoding MTGALIGQETESGFVCGAAVGAISGAFFSVEVFESSLVFWQSNESGLGCLLYLMDVLARLLSGRLVHERIGPAMLSVVQSQAIHVLYTDEHTMKLPYFIVIAGFTCRCIHCS
- the LOC135151971 gene encoding NEP1-interacting protein-like 1 isoform X2 → MTGALIGQETESGFVCGAAVGAISGAFFSVEVFESSLVFWQSNESGLGCLLYLMDVLARLLSGRLVHERIGPAMLSVVQSQDC